A stretch of the Candidatus Nealsonbacteria bacterium genome encodes the following:
- a CDS encoding 50S ribosomal protein L10 codes for MALTKAQKQNIIDDLKEKIDHQKSIVFVDLKGLKVKDLFVLRTKIKEVEGQLKVAKKTLIKLVLEKAGLKLEKDLKGEIALVCAFKDSLSPLKKTYQFSQTNENLKILSGFFDGKFIDQEEIMTLAQLPSREELLARLVGSISNPISGLVNVLQGNLRGLVYVLKQLTVNSEQGAN; via the coding sequence ATGGCCTTAACTAAAGCTCAAAAACAAAATATTATAGATGATTTAAAAGAAAAAATTGATCACCAGAAATCAATTGTTTTTGTCGATCTTAAAGGCCTGAAAGTTAAAGATTTATTTGTTCTCAGAACAAAGATAAAAGAGGTTGAGGGTCAGCTAAAAGTGGCGAAGAAAACCTTGATTAAATTAGTTCTGGAAAAGGCCGGTTTAAAATTAGAGAAAGATTTAAAGGGAGAGATTGCCTTAGTTTGTGCTTTCAAAGATTCACTTTCTCCTCTAAAAAAGACTTATCAGTTTTCCCAAACTAATGAAAATCTAAAGATTTTATCTGGTTTTTTTGATGGAAAATTTATCGACCAGGAAGAGATTATGACTTTAGCCCAATTGCCAAGCAGAGAAGAGTTATTGGCAAGATTGGTCGGAAGCATTTCTAATCCAATTTCTGGTTTAGTAAATGTTTTACAAGGGAATTTAAGAGGATTAGTTTATGTCTTAAAACAGTTAACAGTAAACAGTGAGCAAGGAGCAAACTAA
- the pcm gene encoding protein-L-isoaspartate O-methyltransferase, translating to MYLIDSLIREGYLKTPGIIEAFQEIKRVDFLPEDMKDLSEINEALPIGFSQTISQPLVVAFMLEHLQPELGNKILDVGSGSGWTTALLANIVGEKGKVFAIEIVPELKEFGERNISRYNFIEKGIAKFIVADGSKGYREEAPFDRILTSASAREVPQAWKEQLKIGGRIVAPIGSSIWLLIKESENSFKEVEYPGFTFVPLIEEKN from the coding sequence ATGTATTTAATAGATTCTTTAATCAGAGAAGGTTACTTAAAAACTCCCGGGATAATTGAGGCTTTTCAGGAAATTAAAAGAGTCGACTTTTTACCGGAAGATATGAAGGACCTATCTGAGATAAACGAGGCTTTGCCCATAGGCTTTTCCCAAACTATTTCCCAGCCCTTAGTGGTGGCTTTTATGTTAGAACATTTACAGCCGGAACTCGGAAATAAAATTTTAGATGTAGGGTCTGGATCTGGCTGGACGACCGCTTTGTTGGCTAATATAGTCGGAGAGAAAGGCAAGGTTTTTGCGATTGAAATAGTGCCAGAATTAAAGGAATTTGGCGAAAGGAATATCTCCAGATACAATTTTATTGAAAAAGGAATAGCTAAATTTATCGTAGCTGATGGTTCAAAAGGCTATCGGGAAGAAGCTCCGTTTGATAGAATTTTAACTTCTGCTTCGGCAAGAGAAGTTCCTCAAGCCTGGAAAGAACAATTGAAAATTGGAGGCAGAATTGTTGCCCCCATTGGTTCTTCAATCTGGTTATTAATAAAAGAATCAGAGAATAGTTTTAAAGAAGTCGAATATCCCGGCTTTACCTTTGTCCCGCTAATTGAAGAAAAAAATTAA
- a CDS encoding four helix bundle protein, giving the protein MSKEQTKNILLEKADKLAFQVYQVSKKFPKSELFGLTSQVQRSALSIPLNIIEGFARQRPKEYVRFLEVSYASLKETKYLLYFAHREKYITKIDYEKIIQLAEEIGKIIWSKINKLKQGIADSSN; this is encoded by the coding sequence GTGAGCAAGGAGCAAACTAAAAATATTTTACTAGAAAAGGCAGATAAATTAGCTTTCCAGGTCTATCAGGTTTCTAAAAAGTTTCCAAAATCAGAACTTTTCGGCTTAACTTCTCAAGTCCAAAGATCAGCACTTTCAATTCCTTTAAATATTATTGAAGGTTTCGCTCGACAGAGACCAAAGGAATATGTGAGATTCTTAGAAGTATCTTACGCATCATTAAAAGAAACAAAATACCTTTTATATTTTGCCCACAGAGAAAAATATATTACAAAAATTGATTACGAAAAAATTATACAATTAGCCGAAGAAATAGGTAAAATCATTTGGTCGAAAATAAATAAACTAAAACAAGGAATAGCGGATAGTAGTAACTAA
- the mltG gene encoding endolytic transglycosylase MltG: protein MKKNFLSFLLFLSLILIFIGFLWYGIYSPKDVNSQIEEIFIIKTGEGTKEISFNLEKQGFIKSGPFFRFYTLYKGISGDLQAGEYLLSPSMAVPEITEKFVSGKVIKKEITIIEGWNLRDIGSYLENRGMFQAEELFEIVGFPLIDYSKTTDLPKPEDFSIEFSFLRDKPKNLGLEGYLFPDTYQTQKGESLESIIRKMFNNFDKKLTPDLRNEISRQKKSIFEIITMASLIEKEVRTFEDKKLVSGVLWKRLKAGIPLQVDATIAYITGKKTTRISKEETKIDSPYNAYKYPGLPLGPICNPGLESIEAALYPKDSDFWYYLSTPEGQTIFSRTLEEHNIAKAKFLK from the coding sequence ATGAAAAAAAATTTTCTTTCATTTCTTTTATTTTTATCTCTAATATTAATTTTTATTGGTTTTTTGTGGTACGGAATTTATTCACCAAAAGACGTTAATTCCCAAATAGAAGAAATATTTATAATTAAAACAGGAGAAGGAACAAAAGAAATCTCTTTTAATTTAGAGAAACAGGGCTTTATTAAATCAGGGCCTTTTTTTCGTTTTTATACTCTTTACAAAGGAATCTCAGGAGATCTTCAGGCTGGCGAATATTTACTTTCACCCTCGATGGCTGTTCCCGAAATTACAGAGAAATTTGTTTCAGGTAAAGTGATCAAAAAAGAGATTACTATTATTGAAGGTTGGAATTTAAGAGATATTGGTTCGTATCTTGAGAATAGGGGAATGTTTCAGGCAGAAGAGCTCTTTGAGATAGTTGGTTTTCCCTTGATTGATTATTCAAAAACAACCGATCTGCCAAAGCCAGAAGATTTTTCGATTGAGTTCAGTTTTCTGAGAGATAAGCCAAAAAATTTAGGATTGGAAGGCTATTTATTCCCGGATACTTATCAGACCCAGAAAGGAGAGAGCTTGGAAAGTATTATCAGAAAAATGTTTAATAATTTTGACAAAAAACTGACTCCAGACTTAAGAAATGAAATTTCTCGGCAAAAAAAATCTATTTTTGAAATAATTACCATGGCCTCTTTAATTGAAAAAGAAGTAAGAACTTTTGAAGACAAAAAGCTGGTTTCCGGGGTTTTATGGAAAAGATTAAAGGCGGGAATTCCTTTGCAAGTTGATGCCACTATCGCTTACATTACCGGGAAAAAGACAACCAGAATTTCGAAAGAGGAAACCAAAATTGATTCTCCTTATAATGCTTATAAATACCCGGGGCTTCCCTTGGGTCCAATCTGTAATCCCGGACTTGAAAGCATTGAGGCTGCGTTGTATCCTAAAGATAGCGATTTTTGGTATTATCTGTCTACACCAGAAGGCCAAACCATATTCAGCAGGACCTTAGAAGAGCATAATATCGCCAAAGCAAAATTTTTAAAATAA
- a CDS encoding DJ-1/PfpI family protein: protein MPKPLENREIAMIIAFREFRDEEYFIPKQTLEMAGANITTVSTSLGGAIGKMGGEVKIDLTLDELKVGDYNAVLFIGGPGAAKYIDDPQARQIAREVADSAMVLGAICIAPAILARAGVLSGKQATVWSNIMDKSAVKILKEEGAEYHSEPVVIDGKIITADGPASAKKFAEAIIEALKKE from the coding sequence ATGCCTAAACCATTAGAAAATAGGGAAATTGCCATGATTATTGCCTTCAGGGAATTTCGAGATGAAGAATATTTTATTCCCAAACAAACCCTGGAAATGGCCGGAGCTAATATTACTACGGTTAGCACTTCTTTGGGTGGGGCCATTGGCAAGATGGGCGGGGAAGTAAAAATAGATTTAACTTTAGATGAGCTCAAGGTTGGTGATTACAACGCCGTTTTATTTATCGGCGGACCGGGAGCTGCAAAATATATTGATGATCCTCAGGCTCGCCAGATTGCCAGGGAAGTTGCTGACAGTGCTATGGTTTTGGGAGCAATTTGTATAGCGCCTGCCATTTTGGCAAGAGCTGGAGTGCTTTCCGGAAAACAGGCCACTGTTTGGTCAAATATAATGGATAAGTCGGCCGTTAAAATTCTAAAGGAAGAGGGCGCCGAATATCATTCAGAACCGGTAGTGATAGACGGAAAAATTATTACGGCCGATGGCCCGGCTTCTGCCAAAAAATTTGCCGAAGCTATAATTGAAGCACTAAAAAAAGAATAA
- a CDS encoding 50S ribosomal protein L7/L12 produces MVEEKKEESKEEKKKEVKVPEKFKKLVEEIEKMSVLDLAELVKILEEKFGVSAQAPVMAVAPSAGEAPAVEEKSVFNVELKSIGSQKIEVIKVVRDVTEKGLKDAKDLVDAAASAPQMVKENVKKEEAEEMKKKFEAAGAQVELK; encoded by the coding sequence ATGGTCGAAGAAAAAAAAGAGGAGTCAAAAGAAGAAAAGAAAAAGGAAGTTAAGGTTCCGGAGAAATTTAAGAAATTAGTCGAAGAAATCGAGAAAATGTCGGTTTTGGATTTGGCCGAGTTAGTTAAAATTTTAGAAGAAAAATTCGGAGTTTCTGCTCAAGCTCCGGTTATGGCTGTAGCTCCCTCAGCAGGTGAGGCCCCGGCCGTAGAAGAAAAATCTGTATTTAATGTTGAGCTGAAAAGCATAGGCAGTCAAAAAATAGAAGTGATTAAAGTAGTCAGAGATGTTACCGAGAAAGGCCTAAAAGACGCTAAAGATTTAGTTGATGCTGCAGCTTCTGCTCCCCAGATGGTTAAAGAAAATGTTAAAAAAGAGGAGGCAGAAGAGATGAAAAAGAAATTCGAAGCAGCAGGAGCCCAGGTTGAATTAAAGTAA